One part of the Glycine soja cultivar W05 chromosome 11, ASM419377v2, whole genome shotgun sequence genome encodes these proteins:
- the LOC114373506 gene encoding heat shock 70 kDa protein 14-like, with translation MSVVGFDFGNESCIVAVARQRGIDVVLNDESKRETPAIVCFGDKQRFLGTAGAASTMMNPKNSISQIKRLIGRQFADPELQQDIKTFPFVVTEGPDGYPLIHARYLGESRTFTPTQVFGMMLSNLKEIAEKNLNAAVVDCCIGIPLYFTDLQRRAVLDAATIAGLHPLRLFHETTATALAYGIYKTDLPENDQLNVAFVDVGHASMQVCIAGFKKGQLKVLSQSYDRSLGGRDFDEVLFNHFAAKFKEEYKIDVFQNARACLRLRAACEKLKKVLSANPEAPLNIECLMDEKDVRGFIKRDEFEQLSLPILERVKGPLEKALAEAGLTVENVHMVEVVGSGSRVPAINKILTEFFKKEPRRTMNASECVARGCALQCAILSPTFKVREFQVNESFPFSISLSWKAPSSDAQESGPDNKQSTLVFPKGNPIPSVKALTIYRSGTFSIDVQYDDVSGLQTPAKISTYTIGPFQSTKNEKAKVKVKVRLNVHGIISVESATLLEEEEEIEVPVYKEPAGENSKMETDEAPADAAAAATPSTNDNDVSMQDANTKATANAPGAENGTPEAGDKPVQMDTDTKVEAPKKKVKKINIPVVELVYGAMAATDVQKAVEKEFEMALQDRVMEETKDKKNAVEAYVYDMRNKLNDKYQEFVIDSEREAFTAKLQEVEDWLYEDGEDETKGVYIAKLEELKKQGDPIEERYKEYMERGTVIDQLAYCINSYREAAMSNDPKFDHIDINEKQKVLNECVEAENWLREKKQHQDSLPKYATPVLLSADVRKKAEAVDRFCKPIMTKPKPLPPKPATPEAPATPPPQGGEQQQQPPQENPNASTNENAGDNANPAPPPASAEPMETDKPENTGSA, from the exons ATGAGCGTGGTTGGATTTGATTTTGGTAATGAGAGCTGCATTGTTGCTGTCGCAAGACAAAGGGGGATTGACGTTGTGCTCAACGATGAGTCAAAGCGTGAAACACCTGCAATTGTATGCTTTGGTGACAAACAGCGGTTCCTTGGGACAGCCGGGGCTGCTTCTACTATGATGAACCCAAAGAATTCCATCTCACAGATAAAGAGGTTAATTGGTAGACAATTTGCGGATCCGGAATTGCAGCAAGATATCAAGACGTTCCCCTTTGTGGTCACTGAAGGACCTGATGGATATCCTTTAATTCATGCACGGTACTTGGGTGAATCTAGAACATTTACACCTACCCAAGTATTTGGAATGATGTTATCAAACCTTAAAGAAATAGCTGAGAAAAATTTGAATGCTGCTGTTGTTGATTGCTGCATTGGAATTCCACTTTATTTTACTGATCTTCAAAGGAGGGCAGTCTTGGATGCTGCCACTATTGCAGGTTTGCACCCACTTCGTCTGTTTCATGAAACAACAGCAACTGCATTGGCTTATGGAATTTATAAGACTGATCTTCCTGAAAATGATCAGCTGAATGTTGCATTTGTTGATGTTGGACATGCTAGCATGCAAGTATGCATTGCTGGATTTAAAAAGGGGCAGCTGAAAGTGTTGTCCCAATCATATGATAGGTCCCTAGGTGGTAGGGACTTTGACGAGGTTCTGTTCAACCATTTTGCTGCAAAGTTTAAGGAGGAGTACAAGATTGATGTTTTCCAAAATGCCAGGGCTTGTCTGAGGTTGAGGGCTGCCTGCGAGAAGCTGAAGAAGGTGCTTAGTGCTAATCCGGAGGCCCCTTTGAACATTGAGTGCTTAATGGATGAGAAGGATGTCAGAGGCTTTATCAAGCGTGATGAGTTTGAGCAACTAAGTCTTCCAATTTTGGAACGGGTGAAGGGACCTTTGGAGAAGGCACTTGCAGAGGCAGGTCTTACAGTCGAAAATGTGCACATGGTTGAGGTGGTTGGTTCTGGATCTCGTGTACCagctataaacaaaatattgacAGAGTTCTTCAAAAAGGAGCCTAGGCGGACAATGAATGCTAGTGAGTGTGTTGCCAGGGGTTGTGCATTGCAGTGTGCAATTCTCAGTCCAACTTTTAAAGTACGGGAGTTTCAG GTCAACGAAAGCTTTCCTTTCTCAATTTCTCTCTCGTGGAAAGCTCCAAGTTCTGATGCACAGGAAAGTGGACCAGATAATAAACAAAGTACCCTTGTTTTCCCCAAGGGAAATCCCATACCAAGTGTCAAGGCACTGACCATCTACAGGTCAGGAACCTTTTCTATTGATGTTCAGTATGATGACGTGAGTGGTTTGCAAACACCTGCAAAGATCAGCACATATACT ATTGGCCCTTTCCAatctacaaaaaatgaaaaagcaaaAGTTAAAGTGAAAGTTCGGTTGAATGTGCATGGAATTATATCTGTCGAATCTGCAACT CTActggaagaggaagaagaaattgAGGTTCCAGTTTACAAAGAACCTGCAGGAGAAAATTCCAAGATGGAAACTGATGAAGCTCCTGCtgatgctgctgctgctgcaacTCCTAGCACCAATGACAATGATGTTAGCATGCAAGATGCTAATACCAAGGCAACTGCTAATGCCCCTGGAGCCGAAAATGGTACCCCTGAGGCAGGAGATAAGCCTGTGCAGATGGATACTGATACCAAG GTTGAGGCTCCAAAGAagaaagttaagaaaataaacattcCTGTGGTAGAGTTAGTTTATGGAGCAATGGCAGCCACAGATGTCCAGAAAGCTGTAGAGAAGGAGTTTGAAATGGCTTTGCAAGATAGAGTCATGGAGGAAacgaaagataagaaaaatgcaGTTGAGGCTTATGTTTATGACATGAGAAACAAG CTTAATGACAAATACCAAGAGTTTGTCATTGATTCAGAGAGGGAAGCATTTACTGCTAAACTTCAGGAGGTGGAAGACTGGCTATATGAGGATGGTGAAGATGAAACTAAAGGCGTATACATTGCCAAGCTAGAAGAGCTCAAGAAG CAAGGTGATCCAATTGAAGAGCGTTACAAGGAATACATGGAGAGGGGTACAGTAATTGATCAACTTGCCTATTGTATAAATAGTTATAGAGAAGCTGCAATGTCAAATGATCCCAAGTTTGATCACATTGACATcaatgagaaacaaaag GTCTTAAATGAATGTGTGGAAGCTGAGAACTGGCTCAGGGAGAAAAAACAGCATCAGGACTCGCTTCCAAAATATGCCACCCCTGTACTTTTGTCAGCTGACGTAAGAAAGAAAGCTGAAGCTGTGGACAG GTTTTGTAAGCCAATTATGACGAAACCAAAGCCACTGCCACCCAAGCCAGCTACACCAGAAGCACCAGCAACCCCACCTCCTCAGGGTGGTGAGCAGCAGCAACAACCACCTCAGGAGAATCCTAATGCCAGTACTAATGAAAATGCTGGGGACAATGCTAATCCAGCCCCGCCACCAGCATCTGCTGAACCAATGGAGACTGACAAACCAGAGAACACAGGCTCtgcttaa
- the LOC114374802 gene encoding pentatricopeptide repeat-containing protein At3g16010 produces the protein MRRISTFPPFCQRLKQTENEIAQMFRLPNSHEGNHLNNSMKGGHVLRRDPYSRTLDERFIRILKIFKWGPDAEKALEVLKLKVDPRLVREILKIDVEVSVKIQFFKWAGKRRNFEHDSTTYMALIRCLDEHRMFGEVWKTIQDMVKGSCAMAPAELSEIVRILGKAKMVNRALSVFYQVKGRKCRPTASTYNSIILMLMQEGHHEKVHELYNEMCSEVHCFPDTVTYSALISAFAKLNRDDSAIRLFDEMKENGLQPTAKIYTTLMGIYFKVGKVEEALGLVKEMRARRCLLTVFTYTELIRGLGKSGRVEDAYMTYKNMLKDGCKPDVVLMNNLINILGRSNHLRDAIKLFDEMKLLNCAPNVVTYNTIIKSLFEAKAPLSEASSWFERMKKDGIVPSSFTYSILIDGYCKTNRVEKALLLLEEMDEKGFPPCPAAYCSLINTLGVAKRYDVANELFQELKENCGCSSARVYAVMIKHFGKCGRLNEAINLFNEMKKLGCTPDVYAYNALMTGMVRAERMDEAFSLFRTMEENGCTPDINSHNIILNGLARTGGPKGALEMFTKMKNSTIKPDVVSFNTILGCLSRAGLFEEAAKLMQEMSSKGFQYDLITYSSILEAVGKVDDCKMVES, from the exons ATGAGGAGGATATCAACTTTTCCTCCTTTCTGTCAGAGATTAAAACAAACAG AAAATGAGATTGCCCAAATGTTTCGCTTGCCTAATTCCCATGAAGGAAACCACCTTAACAATTCCATGAAAGGAGGACATGTGTTAAGGAGGGACCCTTATTCCCGGACATTGGATGAGAGGTTCattagaattttgaaaatattcaaaTGGGGACCTGATGCAGAAAAGGCCTTGGAAGTGCTGAAGCTGAAGGTCGATCCTCGCTTGGTTCGCGAGATTCTTAAGATAGATGTTGAGGTCAGTGTTAAGATTCAGTTTTTTAAGTGGGCTGGGAAGAGGAGGAATTTTGAACATGACTCGACCACTTACATGGCCTTGATTCGCTGCTTGGATGAACATAGGATGTTTGGTGAAGTGTGGAAGACAATACAAGACATGGTTAAAGGTTCATGTGCAATGGCTCCTGCTGAGTTGTCTGAAATTGTGAGAATCTTGGGGAAGGCCAAGATGGTCAACAGGGCATTATCTGTCTTTTACCAGGTTAAGGGTCGCAAGTGCAGACCTACGGCGAGCACTTATAACTCTATCATCTTGATGCTGATGCAAGAGGGGCATCATGAAAAGGTCCATGAGCTGTACAATGAAATGTGCAGTGAAGTGCATTGTTTCCCTGACACTGTTACATATAGTGCACTTATATCAGCATTTGCAAAACTAAATCGCGATGACTCTGCTATTAGATTGTTTGATGAGATGAAGGAGAATGGATTGCAGCCCACTGCTAAAATTTATACAACCTTAATGGGAATATACTTTAAGGTGGGTAAGGTTGAAGAAGCTTTGGGCCTAGTCAAGGAGATGAGAGCACGGCGGTGTCTCCTAACTGTTTTTACTTATACAGAATTGATAAGGGGGCTGGGGAAATCTGGGAGGGTTGAAGATGCATACATGACATACAAGAATATGCTGAAAGATGGTTGTAAACCTGATGTGGTTCTGATGAATAATTTGATTAACATTTTGGGAAGATCAAATCACTTAAGAGATGCTATTAAgctttttgatgaaatgaaattgCTGAACTGTGCACCTAATGTTGTGACATATAATACCATCATCAAATCTTTATTTGAGGCCAAAGCTCCTCTTTCTGAAGCTTCTTCATGGTTTGAGAGGATGAAAAAAGATGGAATAGTCCCCAGCTCATTTACTTATTCAATTCTTATCGACGGTTACTGCAAAACAAATCGAGTTGAGAAGGCTTTGTTGCTTCTTGAGGAGATGGATGAAAAAGGCTTTCCACCTTGTCCTGCTGCCTACTGCAGCCTGATCAATACCCTTGGAGTAGCAAAACGCTATGATGTTGCAAATGAGCTATTCCAGGAGTTGAAAGAGAACTGTGGATGTTCAAGCGCTCGTGTATATGCTGTAATGATTAAGCATTTTGGAAAATGTGGGCGACTCAATGAAGCTATCAATCTGTTTAATGAGATGAAAAAACTTGGATGCACCCCTGATGTTTATGCTTATAATGCTCTCATGACAGGAATGGTAAGGGCAGAAAGAATGGATGAAGCTTTCTCCTTGTTTAGAACTATGGAAGAAAATGGTTGCACCCCAGATATAAATTCTCATAATATTATCCTAAATGGCTTGGCTAGGACAGGTGGACCAAAGGGTGCTTTGGAAATGTTTACAAAAATGAAGAACTCTACTATTAAGCCAGATGTGGTTTCTTTCAACACCATTCTTGGTTGTCTTAGCCGAGCAGGTCTGTTTGAAGAGGCTGCAAAACTTATGCAAGAAATGAGTTCTAAAGGATTCCAGTATGACCTCATCACCTACTCTTCAATACTTGAGGCAGTCGGTAAGGTTGATGATTGTAAAATGGTAGAGTCATGA
- the LOC114377644 gene encoding trihelix transcription factor ASIL1-like, with amino-acid sequence MDGIEDDARYPPNPYGYGYQNSLYSPPVDTEYALDDNDENEEHVQLEGEDEVDVDQSNNLQLPQKDDDEEDGMDGGGDENDDDDEEEAEENKQIDYYPTKSDEDEVEWHPKKQKLKSLISTYELAPRVPAPSVAATAPSVPKPSSGGRNSLTDWTERETFVLLDAWGDRFLQHGRKSLRCEEWQQIAKMVSQVSKIERTDTQCRNRLDTLKKKYKKEKAKFPDSDGGACKWVYFKSMDELMASPPQQAGLSCGVDSGEYVFMNPRVHLNHANGLDEMRDSPDNTESTGEEGSDGPQAKKRKKRRGSGEASSFRLLADSIQKFSKIYEKIENSKRQQMVELEKMRMDFHKELETQKRQILENLQCEISKLEQRNDDNDDSAENGT; translated from the coding sequence ATGGATGGCATTGAGGATGATGCAAGGTATCCCCCTAACCCATATGGTTATGGTTATCAGAATTCTCTATATTCCCCCCCAGTTGATACTGAATATGCCCTAGATGATAATGATGAAAATGAAGAGCATGTGCAGTTAGAAGGGGAAGATGAGGTTGATGTTGATCAAAGTAACAACCTTCAGCTTCCCCAAAaggatgatgatgaagaagatggcATGGATGGGGGTGGTGatgaaaatgatgatgatgatgaggagGAGGCGGAAGAGAATAAGCAGATTGATTATTATCCCACTAAGAGTGATGAAGATGAGGTAGAATGGCACCCAAAAAAGCAAAAGCTCAAGAGTTTGATTTCGACCTATGAACTTGCGCCTAGAGTGCCAGCACCATCAGTTGCAGCTACAGCTCCCTCAGTTCCTAAACCATCTTCTGGTGGTAGGAATTCACTAACTGACTGGACTGAGCGAGAGACGTTTGTTCTTCTTGATGCATGGGGTGATAGGTTTCTTCAACATGGAAGGAAGAGTCTTCGATGTGAGGAATGGCAACAAATTGCAAAAATGGTATCACAAGTTTCAAAAATTGAAAGGACAGATACTCAGTGTAGAAATCGTCTGGatacattgaagaaaaaatacaagaaagagAAGGCTAAATTTCCAGATAGTGATGGTGGAGCTTGCAAATgggtttattttaaaagtatggATGAGCTAATGGCTTCTCCTCCGCAACAAGCTGGTCTCTCTTGTGGTGTAGACTCAGGAGAGTATGTTTTTATGAACCCCAGAGTTCATTTGAACCATGCAAATGGGTTGGATGAAATGAGGGATAGTCCTGACAATACAGAATCTACTGGTGAAGAAGGTTCTGATGgacctcaagcaaagaaaagaaagaagagaaggggCAGTGGTGAAGCTTCTTCCTTCAGGTTACTTGCTGATTCCATTCAGAAATTCAGTAAGATATATGAGAAGATAGAAAATAGTAAAAGGCAGCAGATGGTGGAACTGGAAAAAATGAGGATGGATTTCCATAAAGAGTTGGAAACACAGAAGAGGCAGATTTTAGAGAATCTGCAGTGTGAGATTTCAAAACTAGAGCAGAGAAATGATGACAACGATGATTCTGCTGAGAATGGTACCTGA